TCTTCTACATATCTATTTGTATGGTAGATTTCCTTGCTATCATTTATTACACCATTGTTCATGCATTTGTATAGCGCAGGAAGTGTAGTATTTATAGTTATACTCTGATCTAGTATAAGTCCATTTCCCTTTCTATCCTCTGTTACTAATGCTAGTCCTTTTTCGATAGCATCCTTTGGAGATTTTATTTTGATTTGTTCACCATCTAGGTATATCTCTCCAGTACTATATGCAGGATAAGCTCCAAATATCCCCATTACTAGTTCTGTTCTACCAGCCCCAACTAGTCCTGAAATGCCAAGTATCTCACCTTTCTTCACTTCAAAACTTACGTTGTCAACTAGTATTCTTCCAGAATTCGATGGATCTTTTACAGTAAAGTTTTTGACCTCTAATACTGTCTCTTCTCCCTTGTGAACTATCTTTGGATATCTTTCATCTAATTCTCTACCAACCATTTTTTGAATAATTGCATCTTCATCTAATTCGTCAATATTGTGAGTTGATATGGTTTGACCATCTCTAAGTATAGTAACTGTATCTGCTATAGCAAATATTTCTTCTAACTTGTGAGTTATTATTATAAATGAAATTCCTTTTTCTCTCAGCTCTCCAATGATTCTAAATAATGTCTCTACCTCTGAATCTGTAAGTGCTGCTGTAGGTTCGTCTAATATTAGTAGCTCAACATCTTTTGAAAGTGCTTTAGCTATTTCCACTAATTGTTGTCGGCCAACCCCTAGTGAACCTACTTTCGTATCTGGAGATAAATCCAAACCTAACTTATCTAATAATTGCTTTGCCATATAATTTAATCTGTCATCGTCTATAGTGGTCTTTCCAAATTTCAGTGGTTCGTTCGCCAAAAATATATTCTCTGCCACTGTCATTTGCGGTACTAGTGCTAATTCTTGATACACTATTGCTACCTTTTTTTCTTCTGAATCTTTGATGTGTCTAAACTGCTGAACTTCGCCATTTAAAACTATGTCGCCATCATAAGTTCCATATGGATAAACTCCGCTTAGAACTTTCATAAGTGTAGATTTTCCAGCTCCATTTTCGCCACATAGAGCGTGTACTTCGCCTCTAGATACTTCAAAATTAACGTGATCTAGTGCTTTTACACCAGGAAATTCTTTGGTGATGTTTCGCATTTCTAAAATATAATCACTCATCTTTTCCCCTCCATTAATATCACATAGCCCCTATTCTTTATGTCATTCAGGAAAAACCATAGCCTCATCTCTATGTCCTTTCCTCAATTTCTTAAAAAAGATTGGAAGCTATTTTTCTCAAAATAGCATCCAATCCACATTGAGGGGAGGGGGACTCCCCCGCATTTAATTTAATAATTCTATTTCTTTTCTGGTCTTTCGCTCTCTGGTACGTTTTTGTAGATTTCTTCATATGGATGGTATCCATCTTTTACGATAGTATCCATGATATTTTCTTTATCTACAACAACTGGCTCTAAAAGTACAGATGGAACATCAATCTTTCCATTGTTAACCGCTGAGTTAGTTTCAACGTCTTCTTTTTTAGCTAATTGAATAGCTACACTAAGTGCTTTTTCAGCTAATTTAGGAATTGGCTTGTAAACTGTCATGCTTTGCTGTCCTTCTGCAATTCTTTGAAGTGCACCGACTTGAGCATCTTGTCCAGTTACAGGTACTTTACCCGCTAATTGCTGCTCTGCTAATGCTGATATAGCTCCACCAGCTGTTCCATCATTTGCACAAATAACTGCATCTACTTTGTTGCTATTTGCTGTAAGTGCATTTTCCATGTGTTTTTGAGCTTCTGATGGTTGCCAGTCTTTTGACATTTGATCATAAACTAAATTGATTTTCCCTTCATCAATCATTGGTTGCAATATGTTCATAGCACCTTTTTTAAATAAGTGAGCGTTGTTATCTGTTGGAGCTCCACCTATATAAACAAAGTTTCCTGAATCCACTATGCCTGTTATATACTTAGCTTGCAATTCCCCTACTTTTTCGTTATCAAATGAAACGTAAACGTCTACATCTGAGTTTTTAATAAGTCTATCGTATGATAATACTGGAATACCTTCTGCATGAGCATTATCAACGATTGAAGCTGCTACCTCTGCATTATGAGGTGCTACCATAAGAACATCAACGCCTTGAGCAATTAAGTTCTCTGCCTGTGACAATTGCTTATTGTCATCTCCATTAGCTGCTTGAATCTTAATCTCTACACCCCACTCTTTAGCTAATGCCATAAGTGTGTCTCTGTCTTTTTGCCATCTCTCTTCTTTAAGTGTGTCCATAGAGAATCCTACGACGATAGTGTCCTTTTCTGCTGGTGTAGATGCTGTTTGTTCTTCCTTCTTTTCACCACAACCTGCTAACATACCTACTGTCATAATTGCTGCACAAGATAATACTAAAAATTTCTTCATTTTGTTAAATTTCATGATTCATCCTCCCTCATTATCGTACAAACTTTTAGGAAATGGTTTTCCTCTTGCACATAGTATATCAAATCATTTACATAAAATATTATCTTACTCATGCATTATATTACCCATTTTGAACAAAAAAAAATCAACTAGCATTATTTTGTCATGACAACAAAATAATAGTTGATTTTTTCCTTGCTTTATTTTACAAATATCTTTAAAGCTTCACTCTGCGCTAATCTATAAACCTCTATAACGCTTAATCTATGAGCTTTTGCTATTTTTTTACAATCTTCATACTCTGGGACTACTTTCAATATTTCCTCATCTAAAATTCCGATTTTAACTTTAATTTGTCCGTATTTTGTATCTATTTTTTCAAACTTTCTATCTAGTATAGTCCTATTTACATCATAATACCGAACTCCAAATGTAGTAGTTCCTCTAAGTATTTTTTCACTTGCGATTTTTAAATCTTCATTTTTAACCAATACGCTCAGTTTATTTGCTGGTCTATTTTTTTTCATCATAATAGGTGTAGTGTATACATCTAATGCACCTAATTCAAATAATTCTCCCATCAATGTATCGTAAAATTCAGGATTCATATCATCAATATTTGTCTCTATTATAGTTAGTATCTCACTTGTTTTTTTTTACCTATACTCATTCTGAGTAAATTCGATATTTCTAAATCTTTTGTTCCAAGTCCATATCCCACTCGCTCGATACTCATCTCTGGTCTATCATCAAATTTTTGTACCAATGTTTTCGCTATAGCTGCTCCTGTTGGTGTTACTAGTTCACTTCGAATTCCAGTTGAATATACTGGCATTCCTTTAAGTATTTCTAGTGTTGCAGGTGCAGGTACTGGTATTTTACCATGTGCGCATTTGACAAATCCTGTTCCTGTATGAATTGGCGTAGCTATAATTTCATCTATATCCAGTAAATCAATGCATATAGCCGCACCTATAATATCTACTATAGAATCCACCGCTCCAACCTCGTGAAAATGAACTTCATTAAGCGGTTTATCATGTATTTTAGCCTCTGCTTTTGCTACATGTAAAAACATCTCTTTGCTAAGTTTTTTTACTCGCTCTGATAGTTCTGCTTTTTCTATAATTGCATTTATCGCTTCCAAATTTCTATGCTCGTGATGATGATCTCCATGAGAATGATCATGGCTGTGTCCGTGTTCATGATTGTGTGTATGGTCATGATCATGTGTGTGTTCGTGATTGTGTGTATGGTCATGATCGTGTGTATGGTCGTGATCGCGTGTATGGCCGTGACTGTGTTCATGTGCATGGTCGTGGTCATGACTGTGTCCATGTGTATGGTCGTGGTCATGACTGTGCTCGTGTGCACCATCACAGTCTAGTATCACATCAAATTTAGTTCCTGTAATTCCATTTTTTTGATCTTTTCGAATCTCTATTTTGTATCCATCTATATTAATTTTTGATAGTTCTTGTAAAAAGAGTTTTTGGTCTACTCCCAAATCCAAAAAAGCTCCTATAGTCATATCTCCACTGATTCCTGATAAACATTCTATATAAAGTGTATTAGGCATCTTCCATTCCCCTCTCATAAGCTTGTTCTAGTTGTCTATTCATAGTGCTTGCTAAGTATCCTGCTCCAAAACCATTGTCTATATTTACAACACTGATTCCACTCGCACAGCTATTTAACATAGCAAGTAGTGCGGCTAATCCACCAAAGTTTGCACCATATCCTATACTCGTTGGAACTGCTATTACAGGCACATCTACCAGTCCACCTACAACACTTGCCAGTGCACCTTCCATACCTGCTACTGCTATCACTACACTTGCTTCAGCGAGCATCTCTCTATTTGAAAGTAACCTGTGAATTCCCGCTACACCTACATCGTATAGTCTTTCAACACTATTTCCTAGAATTTCAGCTGTAAGAGCAGCTTCTTCTGCTACTGCTATATCTGAAGTTCCACCTGTCGCTATTAGTATTTTGTGTCTTGTGGTTTGAATTTCAGTTTTTCTTATAATTATGAGCTTAGATTGCTTGTGATACTCTGCTAGGTCTGTTATCTTTGAAACTGCTTCAAATACGTCTTCACTAGCTCTAGTTGCCAATATATTACAGTCTCTCAAAAGCATTCTTTCAACTATACCAACTATGTGCTCTATTGCCTTTCCTTCACAAAATATTACTTCTGGATATCCGTTTCGTAAACTTCTATGATGATCTATTTTGGCATATCCTATATCTTCAAAAGGCAAATCCTTTAATTTTCCCATAGCTGATTCTACATTTACTTGTCCACTTTTCACAGCTTCTAATAATTCTTTAATCTGCTTTTCTTCCATACTAATTCCCCCCACTAGTCTCTATGGATTCATTCATACTTCCCATTCTATATCCTTGTAAATCCAATGATACATAGGTAAATCCAAATGACTTAAATTTTAGAGCAACTTCATCCATGTATTTTTGATCAAAAAATCTTTTTCGATCTTCTGGCAAGACTTCAATTCTAGCCAAATTACCATGACATCTCACTCTATATTGCTTAAATCCTTCTTTATATAAATAATTTTCTGCCATTTCAACAGCTCTAAGCCCCTCATTTGTTATTGTTTCTCCATAGGGAAATCTAGTTGCAAGACAGGCAAATGCAGGTTTATCCCAAGTAGGAAGATTTAGCTGTTTAGATAATTCTCTAATTTCTTGTTTTGTTAAATTCGCTTCTTTAAGAGGACTTCTGACCCCTAATTCCTTTATAGCTTTAAGCCCTGGTCTATAATCTCCCATATCGTCCATATTAGATCCATCTGCTACATATGCTATATTCTGCGATTCTGCCACTTTTTTTATCATAGAAAATATAAGTTTTTTACAATGATAGCAGCGATCTTCTGGATTTTCTTTGAATACATTCTGCTCCAATACATTTTCCCTGATTATAATTCTTCTAATTCCTATTTGTTTAGCTAATTCATTAGCTTCTTCCATTTCACTTTCAGAGTGAAGTGGGGCAATCATAGTAATTGCGATTGCTCGTTCTTCGAGAACATCCTTTGCTACTTTTGCCAAAAAATTCGAGTCAACTCCACCAGAATAAGCTACTGCAATCTCGCCCATTTCTCTCAAAATCATTTTTAGCTTTTCATATTTTTCCTGGATATTCACGCAAAAACCTCTTTCTATATATTGTATTTTGGGAAATCTCTCCCCTTTTATTTGTATCAAATTTTCAAATTTTTAGCAAGAAAAAAATAGAAGTGAATCACTTCTATCATATCTCCATACTTCGATTGTTAATTTCTCCACTATTCGGCCCTTTTATAACTATATTTCTGACCTTCTCTAAATCATAGACAACACCTGTATCTATAACTCGTACAACTGGTCTAAGCGCCAAAAATCTATTCAGTCTCTCAACTATGGCCTTTTCTCCCGTGCTCAATTGGACAAGTGTTCCAACTGGATACGGTATTATTCTCTTGAAAAAAAGCTTACAAAGCTCTTTGTCAAATTGTATCCCTGCATTTGACATTATATATTCAAGTGCAAATCCAGGTGAATCAGCCTTTTTGTACACTCGGTCTGATGTAAGTGCATCATAGACATCACAAATAGCCACAGCTTTTGCATATCTATGTATTTGATCACCTTCGAGTTTTCTAGGATATCCAGTTCCATCAAGCCTCTCATGATGCTGGTGAACTATGATTTTTGACAAACCACAGAGCATAATGTTTTTCTTCAAGTAATCATACCCTAATTGCGAATGACTTCTAATCTGTTCAAATTCTTCATCAGTCAATCGTCCTGGCTTCATCAAAACTTCCATAGGTATAAACGTCTTTCCTATATCGTGCAATAGCGCACCTACCGCTAAATCATTCAATTGATATTTGTTCAGTCCCATCTCTATTCCAAGCGCAACAGATAATACACATACATTTACCGAATGCTGATAAGTATAGCTGTCCATACTCTTTATATCTACTATATTTATAGAAACGTCTCTATTACTTAGAACCTCATCTACTAAATCTTTACCTATATGGTCTACCTTTTCGGCAAATTCATTTCGAAGCTTTGCCATCAACTTTTTGTTTACTTTTATTCCACTATTTATGTACTTGACATATTTTTCAAAACTGTCAAAACTTTCTCTTATAACATTAATCGCCTTTTGTCTGATTTCTGGTCGAACGACGTC
Above is a genomic segment from Tissierellales bacterium containing:
- a CDS encoding xylose ABC transporter ATP-binding protein, with product MSDYILEMRNITKEFPGVKALDHVNFEVSRGEVHALCGENGAGKSTLMKVLSGVYPYGTYDGDIVLNGEVQQFRHIKDSEEKKVAIVYQELALVPQMTVAENIFLANEPLKFGKTTIDDDRLNYMAKQLLDKLGLDLSPDTKVGSLGVGRQQLVEIAKALSKDVELLILDEPTAALTDSEVETLFRIIGELREKGISFIIITHKLEEIFAIADTVTILRDGQTISTHNIDELDEDAIIQKMVGRELDERYPKIVHKGEETVLEVKNFTVKDPSNSGRILVDNVSFEVKKGEILGISGLVGAGRTELVMGIFGAYPAYSTGEIYLDGEQIKIKSPKDAIEKGLALVTEDRKGNGLILDQSITINTTLPALYKCMNNGVINDSKEIYHTNRYVEELKTKTPTIEQKLKNLSGGNQQKVVLGKWLMTDPKVLILDEPTRGIDVGAKYEIYNIMNQLVERGVAVVMISSELPEILGMSDRILVMHEGQFRGELYYGEATQEDVMYFATGRRRVESEN
- the xylF gene encoding D-xylose ABC transporter substrate-binding protein; amino-acid sequence: MKFNKMKKFLVLSCAAIMTVGMLAGCGEKKEEQTASTPAEKDTIVVGFSMDTLKEERWQKDRDTLMALAKEWGVEIKIQAANGDDNKQLSQAENLIAQGVDVLMVAPHNAEVAASIVDNAHAEGIPVLSYDRLIKNSDVDVYVSFDNEKVGELQAKYITGIVDSGNFVYIGGAPTDNNAHLFKKGAMNILQPMIDEGKINLVYDQMSKDWQPSEAQKHMENALTANSNKVDAVICANDGTAGGAISALAEQQLAGKVPVTGQDAQVGALQRIAEGQQSMTVYKPIPKLAEKALSVAIQLAKKEDVETNSAVNNGKIDVPSVLLEPVVVDKENIMDTIVKDGYHPYEEIYKNVPESERPEKK
- a CDS encoding LarC family nickel insertion protein; protein product: MNPEFYDTLMGELFELGALDVYTTPIMMKKNRPANKLSVLVKNEDLKIASEKILRGTTTFGVRYYDVNRTILDRKFEKIDTKYGQIKVKIGILDEEILKVVPEYEDCKKIAKAHRLSVIEVYRLAQSEALKIFVK
- a CDS encoding LarC family nickel insertion protein, encoding MPNTLYIECLSGISGDMTIGAFLDLGVDQKLFLQELSKINIDGYKIEIRKDQKNGITGTKFDVILDCDGAHEHSHDHDHTHGHSHDHDHAHEHSHGHTRDHDHTHDHDHTHNHEHTHDHDHTHNHEHGHSHDHSHGDHHHEHRNLEAINAIIEKAELSERVKKLSKEMFLHVAKAEAKIHDKPLNEVHFHEVGAVDSIVDIIGAAICIDLLDIDEIIATPIHTGTGFVKCAHGKIPVPAPATLEILKGMPVYSTGIRSELVTPTGAAIAKTLVQKFDDRPEMSIERVGYGLGTKDLEISNLLRMSIGKKKQVRY
- the larB gene encoding nickel pincer cofactor biosynthesis protein LarB, which gives rise to MEEKQIKELLEAVKSGQVNVESAMGKLKDLPFEDIGYAKIDHHRSLRNGYPEVIFCEGKAIEHIVGIVERMLLRDCNILATRASEDVFEAVSKITDLAEYHKQSKLIIIRKTEIQTTRHKILIATGGTSDIAVAEEAALTAEILGNSVERLYDVGVAGIHRLLSNREMLAEASVVIAVAGMEGALASVVGGLVDVPVIAVPTSIGYGANFGGLAALLAMLNSCASGISVVNIDNGFGAGYLASTMNRQLEQAYERGMEDA
- the larE gene encoding ATP-dependent sacrificial sulfur transferase LarE; protein product: MNIQEKYEKLKMILREMGEIAVAYSGGVDSNFLAKVAKDVLEERAIAITMIAPLHSESEMEEANELAKQIGIRRIIIRENVLEQNVFKENPEDRCYHCKKLIFSMIKKVAESQNIAYVADGSNMDDMGDYRPGLKAIKELGVRSPLKEANLTKQEIRELSKQLNLPTWDKPAFACLATRFPYGETITNEGLRAVEMAENYLYKEGFKQYRVRCHGNLARIEVLPEDRKRFFDQKYMDEVALKFKSFGFTYVSLDLQGYRMGSMNESIETSGGN
- a CDS encoding HD-GYP domain-containing protein yields the protein MRIKPINSVKPGDCLGRTLYNAQGKAMLHAGAVLNAVIIKRIRDHGYLSLYVQDEFNNDLEDVVRPEIRQKAINVIRESFDSFEKYVKYINSGIKVNKKLMAKLRNEFAEKVDHIGKDLVDEVLSNRDVSINIVDIKSMDSYTYQHSVNVCVLSVALGIEMGLNKYQLNDLAVGALLHDIGKTFIPMEVLMKPGRLTDEEFEQIRSHSQLGYDYLKKNIMLCGLSKIIVHQHHERLDGTGYPRKLEGDQIHRYAKAVAICDVYDALTSDRVYKKADSPGFALEYIMSNAGIQFDKELCKLFFKRIIPYPVGTLVQLSTGEKAIVERLNRFLALRPVVRVIDTGVVYDLEKVRNIVIKGPNSGEINNRSMEI